A region from the Manihot esculenta cultivar AM560-2 chromosome 13, M.esculenta_v8, whole genome shotgun sequence genome encodes:
- the LOC110628968 gene encoding early nodulin-like protein 2, with amino-acid sequence MGSQRFVGFWLVIFLMGFLLGSSEAYQFHVGGRDGWVLNPSENYTLWAHRNRFQVNDTLLFKYKKGSDSVLVVIKDDYYSCNIKKPLQSLTDGDSIFKLDRSGPFYFISGSADNCNKGQRLITVVMSVRPKPKPTPVPQSPSPVGAAPPSSSPPSLPPSPADSPSDSPTAPAPAPAHSGCAGFTGLVELVLGASVGLSLILG; translated from the exons ATGGGGTCTCAGAGATTTGTTGGGTTCTGGCTTGTGATTTTCTTGATGGGGTTTCTTCTTGGCTCATCTGAAGCTTACCAGTTCCATGTCGGCGGTAGAGATGGCTGGGTTTTAAACCCTTCTGAGAACTACACTCTCTGGGCTCATAGAAACAGGTTTCAAGTCAATGATACTCTCC TTTTCAAGTACAAGAAAGGATCCGACTCAGTTTTGGTGGTGATCAAGGACGATTACTACTCATGCAACATCAAGAAACCTTTACAGTCCTTAACGGACGGCGACTCCATCTTCAAGCTTGATCGTTCAGGGCCCTTCTACTTCATCTCTGGCTCTGCTGATAACTGCAATAAAGGCCAAAGGTTGATAACTGTTGTTATGTCTGTTAGACCAAAACCTAAACCTACTCCGGTGCCTCAATCTCCTTCTCCGGTGGGAGCTGCTCCACCCAGTAGTTCTCCTCCTTCCTTGCCACCGTCTCCGGCTGATTCTCCCAGTGATAGCCCAACAGCTCCAGCACCAGCTCCAGCACATTCAGGTTGTGCAGGTTTTACTGGTTTagttgagttggttttgggTGCTAGTGTTGGGTTGAGTTTGATTTTGGGTTAG